Within the Agromyces ramosus genome, the region GTCGCCCCCGACCCGACCTCGGTCCATGGTTCTTCGAACCGACGGTGCTCACGGGCGTCACGCCCGAGATGACCGTCTACGCCGAGGAGACCTTCGGCGCCATCGCCTCCCTCTACCTCGTCGGCAGCGATGAAGAGGCGGTGCTCGCGGCGAACGCGAGCGACTACGGACTGAATGCCGCCGTGCTGACCGGCTCGAGGCGCCGCGGCCAGGGACTGGCCGACGCCCTCGAGGCGGGCAGCGTGAACATCAACGAGGGCTACCGCGGCGCCTTCTCATCGGTCGCGGCGCCCATGGGCGGCGTGAAGCAGTCGGGCGTCGGCCGCCGCAACGGCCCAGAGGGCCTCCTGCGCTTCGTCGAGCCGATCACGATCTCGGCGACCACGGGCCTCCTGCAGTTGCCGCGCACCGCTCGCGAGTACGAGGCGCAGGCACCGATGCTGCTCGCCCTCGCTCGCGCCCTGAAGGCGCTGCGTCGCCGCTGAGGCTCGGGCTCAGGTGGCCTCGGAGTCGAACGGCGCCTGCTCTTCGGCCCCGAGCGCCTCACGCTGCCGCTTGCGCTGCAGGTAGGCGGAGTTCTCGTTCACGGCGGCTCGCGCGACGACCGGCGCGGCGGGCTCGGCGAACGGGTCGACGTCGGTCAGGGCTTCGCGGATGATGCGGCGCGGGTCGTACTGGCGCGGGTCGAGCTTCTGCCAGTCGACGTCGTCGAAGTCGGGACCCATCTCTTCACGCATGCGGTCTTTCGCCCCGTTGGCCATGTCGCGGAGCGACCGCACGAGCCGGCCCAGCTGCGCCGCGTAGTGCGGCAGCCGCTCGGGACCGAGCAGGAAGACGGCGATGACCCCGATGATGAGGAGCTTCTCGAACGTCAGACCGAACATCACTACAGGATAGTGGGCGGCGAGGCG harbors:
- a CDS encoding sec-independent translocase yields the protein MFGLTFEKLLIIGVIAVFLLGPERLPHYAAQLGRLVRSLRDMANGAKDRMREEMGPDFDDVDWQKLDPRQYDPRRIIREALTDVDPFAEPAAPVVARAAVNENSAYLQRKRQREALGAEEQAPFDSEAT